A region of the Arachis hypogaea cultivar Tifrunner chromosome 15, arahy.Tifrunner.gnm2.J5K5, whole genome shotgun sequence genome:
tacaaaaataaaagataaaataataattaaaagctaaatctaGCTAAATATGCTCCAAGAGTGTGATTGTGATCCGGATTGCTAGCGctaaatgccaggattggcatTTAGCGCCCAAGGAGGCAGAAACGCTTCTGATATGTGCTAGTTGTTGGCGCTACATGCCagcttggcatttagcgcccAAGGGGGCAACTTCAATTCTTCTCCTTTTTGCTTAAAACTCTGCCGAATTGATCCGAAttttacctaaaatcataaaaacaccaggaaaactcaaagtagtatccaaaaagggttttaatactaaaatctaactaaatttaCTACATTCCCACTAAATTTAACCAGAAATTAAGCAAAAAATGGGTATAAAATATTCACGTATCAATATACGTAAGAGCAAACACAAGCCCCTGGAGCAAGCCTTATTCCATGTGTACTACTTGAGCCACCATGCATACTACTTGAAGATCCTTGCATTATACGCACATGCCAAAAGCCCCTCTGATCTCTTCATACTCccacgagcataacttgagctagagaGGTCCAAATAAACCAGTTTAGCAGTTTTAGAAAGctaatatccagggctttccaacaatatataatagtctatagtggacatgCGTCTAGCATAGCCTCCTCCTGCGTTGAATTCTTGCGTTACACTTGGGAATTCCCAAGTTATACGTGAGAATTCCTGCGATAACGTGAGAATTCATACAGAGGCCAATAATTGTCAATATAAGCCATGCTTATACTTGGGAAGTTTGTGTATAATGCATGGCATTGGGCCACTCCCAGGGCCTTCAATTCTTCACTAACCTTTCCTAATCCTTCACTAATCTCTCCAACTTCAAGTGTTTGTTGGCCCAAGATTGAAGTTTCAAGCCCATCATTTTCAACTAAggaactaaattttaaatttcaattacaaGGAAGATCACTAGCTAATTAAGATTTGATTCTATTTtgattagttttgaattttgaaattagttttagggttagtatttaaaggaaagGGGACACATACGTGTTCTCTTTCTCTCCCAGCCATTTTCAATTAATTGTTTGGATATTTCCTAAGCACACTATGAGGAACTAATCTCCTCTGTTAAGGTTAGGTGTAACAACTCTAGTTTTATGCCAACACGATATTTTTTGAACAATGTTATTTTCAGCGATTAGTTTTATTTCGGCAAGCGGTTTTCGAACCTCGAAGTAAAATAAATAGTAATATAATTTTACtatcatgttatttatttattttgcttgcTCTAATTATAATAgagtttaaataataatattattatttttatcaagttCGATATTCGCCGACATAAGTAGAAGGAAAAGAAAGATTGGCAATGTATATATATACCCATGCATTAACATAACAAtgacacacacacatatatatatacacatccaTTTTCTTGATAAATATTATGACACCCGAATTCATTAAGCACCTTCTCGAATTCATTATTGTAATCACTGAACCTACATTTTATCAAAACAGAAAGAGAGGTACATTTTTTCTAGCAACAAAAACACTTACTAGCAAAAACCCTTTTCCTAAACTCTTTTCTTGAGCAACAACAAAAATATGTTCACATTTTTTGTTAGGAAGCACTGATTCACAGCCATGCAACACACTACTTCTATTTCATGAAATTGAACTGGCCCAAACCATGAAACATTGGCCCAATAGCAGTGgaaaagcaacaaaaaaaaatacgGCCCACAACCCAATCGACTCCACTCCGCTTCATCAAATCATGCCACTCTAGCTTTCAAGTGTCGACTCACCCTTGGGCATACACACAAACCGCTTGCTTAATGAACGAAAAACTTTCCAACCAATTGAGGCCCCACCATGAATATCACAGCGTCTGGTCCGCAAAAGGCCACATGCCCCAATCCTCACCATTCCagtattttaaaatatatctaaACGATTAAAGAGCGTGGAACATCAAGTACCGTACAACCACAATGCCATACAtgaacatctctctctctctctctctctctctctctctctctctctctctctctctctctctctctctctctctctctctctctctctctctctctctctctctctctctatatatatatatatatatatatatatatatatatatatatatatatatatatttcttacaTTTTTCCAAACAGTCTCGCTACACATACACGACTTTTACTTACATAACGTGCGCGTGAAATCACGCCGTTTTTCTTCGTGTTCCTCATCCAACGTTTGTATCCCGTGTTCCTCCTCCtactccttcttctccttcttgtttgtgttcctcctcctttttcttcgtgTTTCTTCTTTTTCGCGTGTTTTATTCTCATTGTTGTTCTTtttattgatgttgttgttgttgcatttttttctcctcctctttctattgattttacaatattatgtatttttttcttctttctttgattttttcttctgaagaaaaattataaaaaaataaaataagaagataaaaaagaagcaacagcaggagatgagaaggaggaagagaaaaagttttgaattatgcagaacttatcagaatataaATATACCGAAAGTTTTTCAAAATACATCGAAACAAGAATGGAATAGATTCATCacaataataatttagattcaGAACTCTTGTACCGAAATTTCGCTACAAATGCacaaaatatttcttttaatgcatttttcttttttgttttttctttatttctttctttttttttagttgaatgaatgtaaattcatcatcttccaagtaattttgcagcattatgtgtttcttcttcttctctgtttaattttcttttgtttttattcttgttaagagagtaaaacaagaagaaacatgagaaggtaaaacaagaaagaaaagatgaataaaaaaaagatgatgatgatgatgatgaaaaaaaagaagaagaagcagtagcagaagatgaggaggaggaagaagaagagttttgaattatgcaaaacttatcagaatGCAAATACACTGGAATTTTTTGACAATAACACATAAACTTCTTAGTTTTTACACCGAAATGTTGCTACAAATAcacagaaatatttttttaatgattacgACACACAAACTGAGTTTGAAAATAACACACAAAAATGACTGAATTATCAgcaaaaacacatccaaatcaattttggatcGGGCAACGTCATCAATATGGCAAAATTtctatgataatgataataataatgatgataacgataacgatgatacatataagaagaagacgacgatgactataatgatgatgatcatgatgatgaagatgatggagaagaaggagaaaaaagaaggaggagaagaaattccaatgagAAAAGAAGGAGGGGAAGGAGGTGTTGGTGCGATGATAACGAAAGAGaaagataatgaagaagaagaagaagaagaagaagaagaagaagaagaagaagaagaagaagaagaagaagaagaagaagaagaagaagaagaacgtgtgCATATGAGTAATGAGTGTAaatgacttgttggacttgtttagttaattaatttgtatgtagagatttattttttttcaaattgttagTGGGGGCACTTGTCCCTACAAACTACAGCATATATTCGTTTTCGGGTATAATGATATAAAAGTacctttttgtttatttattatgttagaaatatcttttttttaaataaaaaatctttaaaaaaatataaattatagcgTCTaaacaaaaattttctttttatttttcaaatatttttagtcTACTACTAAAATTTTggcaaatatattaaaaataaaaaaaattttaaattaaaaaataaatatttttctaataactTAATATCATCCAAATAAATTCTTAATACAATTAAATATCtctacttttaaaaatattatatgcataAAAACTCAACcattaaattaattactataaatttatatttaaataatttataatttaatttatttttaatatttattttatattttaacatatattttatacaaattagaATTTGATGACTGATTTATTTTTACATATGTCTAGTGTTATTAATATCTTTATACTTATATTCCGTTGAAATTAGATCCAACTTTATATATTCTTTTGGCTTTATTGTAAATATGTCTTGTCATAATGATTAAATTTGTCATATTATATGAGATATATTTCTTTAGAAGGAGCACTAGGAATTTTTCTTCAAAGAACCAAACCACATTATAGAACAATAAGCGTTCCTAGAACCTCCTTACTACAAAAAGCGGACGCCATGACAGAAGAAACCCCATCATATCATAATTCATATTCATAGTTTCAAATACACAATTAAATTGACTCCAAAAAAATGAGTACGAACAACCATCTAAACCATAGTTTGATCCTAACCGTTTTGCTACTCATAGCATTTGCAACGAAGACTGAGCAATCAAATCAGATTCCAGCACTGTATGTGTTCGGTGATTCGTTTGTTGAGTGTGGTAACAACCACTATGTGCCAGGAGCGGATCTGCGAAATTTCTTTCCTTATGGCATAGATTTCGGCACACCCACTGGTCGCTGCACTAATGGCAAAACTGTTGCTGATTTACTTGGTGAGAAACTATATATCTAGAATCATTCATAATACAAGATTCTTACTGATTTGTGCAGAACATATTTTATTTACTGTTAACATACAAATAAAACTCCCACTCATAAACTCAACCAAACAATTGGTTACATGTTGACTAAAAAAGTTACtcatctaaattttttattttgtagtttgtGTATATAGAAAATATGTGTGTATAATTGCTCAAATATCCTTGTGTATGCTAATGATCGCACAAGAAAATAgtgttagaaattaaaaaaaaaaaaaaaaacataacggCCGCCTATAATAAATTTCTGCTAATTTATATAAAGAAGATTTAGCGTACATACATCTTGATCCAACAAAAAGAAGAAGCTGTAACTAGCaaagaggattaagattagtATTTCTTTACATTTAGTTCACTCTTGAGTCTTGAATCTAGATATAGTTACATCATTTTTGTGATTCaattgttttctttttaatttttgcagcTATATACCTTGGTCTGCCTTTTGCCCCTGCGTACTTGGGACTTTCAAGTAAAGGAAACAGAGTCATAACTACAGGCATAAATTACGCATCGGGGGGTTCTGGAATTTTGCCAGACACCAATAATGTTAGTGTCTCGTATTCTCACACCTCTACTTCAAAATTTCATTAGCTAAAagattacttcttttttttttacttattttaaaaattaaacgaATTTATGATACCGTATACTATTTGTGCTTGCTTTAATTAGAAAACTTCATTGATAATGGACGAACAAATAAGGGGATTCGAGAGGACAGTTAAGGAGATTTTGCCAAAGGGGTTAGGTGAAGAAGCAGTGGAGAAGCATGTATCTGAATCCTTGTTTTTGGTATCTTCGGGTGTGAATGATCACTTCAAAAACAGAACATTTCGTGGTAGTAGGAAATTTGCTTCCTACCTCATAAATGAATTCAAAATACGCTTGCAGGTATGtcaaatttatttacatatacaATTAACGAGTACATTATTGCACAAACTGATAAAAGTAACACATTTATCCCTAATAGGGGTGTCtatggatcggatcgtatccgcagatccggggtaaatatccgcatccgatccgaaaattgcggatacgatccgatccgcaaattgatcggatcggatcggatcggcaccctttgcggatcggatcgcggatatctgctctacatctGCGTATCCGATTCCGcacattaataattaaaaaataaataaatatatatatatatgtttgatattatatttacttgtttgtatgttttagttagtaattattattcatatattgtattattttatttttattatttagaaagtgtttgattaaaaatattttaggaataaataagtttaaaagtgtgaaagaaatatttttattgaatttttcacataaaaatatgattaaaaagagaaggtttaattatgcggatatatctgatatccgatccgatccgcacatttgcggatcggatcggatcgaatccGGTACCAAAAAGCGCGGATATCATATCTGATCCAATCCAATGAaaattgtgcggatcggatcaaATTTTTGGccatatccaatccgatccgatccgcggacacccctaATCCCTAAGATTTTGCCCGGAACAATTTCATTTATATCCGGCTAacgttagaaaaaaaataatttaaagttattttatttaatttatcatcaatgattttttttatatataatatctataattatatatttattatatttaatattatataattatttcagCAATGGTTAAAAAATGCAAAATAAGATATATgactacaaaataaaataatttagactgtattaaactgattttttattatcttttaaatatttttgtatatatacctTGTTTCCACGAAAACATATTATGTTAATTTCTTTATATTGAGCCAATTGAACTTTGTTTGAATCTCAATTCTCTTCCCCTTAACACAGATGCAGCATGTCTCTTGGGAGTTTGTCACTCCGCActcctattttgatttttttacatcaaataatacaataatcgaagaaaaagaaaaaagcatgaCGTTCCTTTCACCTTttcgattattattattattgtttttttttgtgaCAGATACTTCATAGCCTAGGAGCAAGAAAATTCTTTGTGAACAATGTTCCTCCAGCAGGGTGCTTTCCATCAATGACTCTGCACTTAAAACCAATAGGAAAGTGTAGTGAGAAGATGAACAAACGGATCTCCTTTTACAATAAGAAATTGCTTATTTTACTCCATGAATTGCAGACTCAGCTTCCGGGTTTTACCTTTGTCTATTCAGATCTCAACAAGAGCATCATGGAGATAAGACAAAACCCACATAAATATGGTAATAAGAACAAAGTCACATGtcttttgttttccctttttagaaaatattctttggttttctttcaatttttgctAAGTTTTGTTTGGTAATAAACTGTTGTTATTCTGTTTTAAAATCTAAGACGTTTTAGATTTTTAcaatttaattcttaaaaaaattattaaaatttatttttacaaatataaaatttttattttatttaaatgagtggatatttgatattttaatgtcaagttaaaaaataaaaatgatgataTAAAACACTATATTATATTCCtcgattattatattttttaatcaaagaGTTATTGCATTTATTGATATTGGATTATTTTGAAATTAAGAATATAGTCTTAGAAATGCACatataataaaacaataaaaatattatttgtacactaaaattaactactaaaatcagcttaaaatttaaaagttaaaattttagagttagatttgtatttataaatttttttttatttccttaaAAAATCAGAAAACTTAGGATAAGATTtgtatttatgaatttttttattcttaaaataaaaaatcttactcTCGGATTTGTAAttataaacattttatttttttaaaatcataaattttatCCTTTGATTTATGAAcctgaatttttaaaaaagttataatATGTAAATCTGATCCACCAATtccattcttctcttctctcctcaATAAATTTAACTGTCCGATTTGCTCAAtaacaatttataaaaaattatttctatatTAAAGAGAAACACCAACCCTTTCTATAATAATATATTACACACTAATTTTCTCCACATCAACAAAATTGAGCACTCTTATTTTATAGTTTTTATGGTAGATCttattatgtataaaaaaattgaaaaacacaaatttacaattttattttctggATAACACCAAAGAAATTTGATAGGTCAAATAATGAATAGTAAAAACATCCAG
Encoded here:
- the LOC112750915 gene encoding GDSL esterase/lipase At2g03980, yielding MSTNNHLNHSLILTVLLLIAFATKTEQSNQIPALYVFGDSFVECGNNHYVPGADLRNFFPYGIDFGTPTGRCTNGKTVADLLAIYLGLPFAPAYLGLSSKGNRVITTGINYASGGSGILPDTNNKTSLIMDEQIRGFERTVKEILPKGLGEEAVEKHVSESLFLVSSGVNDHFKNRTFRGSRKFASYLINEFKIRLQILHSLGARKFFVNNVPPAGCFPSMTLHLKPIGKCSEKMNKRISFYNKKLLILLHELQTQLPGFTFVYSDLNKSIMEIRQNPHKYGIVEAIKPCCPRSINGDLACRPYSDFCANRNTYLFFDDHPTERANQIYAIKCFVIDHAICTPRINILHFLGNESFPVKKTLERIKYDLSSLIL